One region of Azoarcus sp. CIB genomic DNA includes:
- a CDS encoding D-alanyl-D-alanine carboxypeptidase family protein, with translation MRFLVALLFAVASFAVSAQTVPPPTLAARSWLLMDQATGQVLAAREADTRIEPASLTKLMTAYLTFAALKSGSITLQQTVPVSERAWRMEGSRMFIQPDKPVTVEELVQGMIIQSGNDACVALAELIAGSEESFAHLMNREAQRLGMKNTSFMNSSGLPDPNHYTTARDLSLLASAISRDFPEYYRYYSQKEYTYNKITQPNRNRLLWLDPTVDGLKTGHTAAAGYCLIASALRGPRRLVSVVLGTDSDTIRAQESLKLLNYGFQFFDTAKLYSANQELSRFRVWKGEKNELPVGFLNDFVISLPKGQAEKVQSQLTSQQPVVAPLQKGQQVGTLQLTLDGQPIGEYPVVALQDVPVAGFFGRLWDTIVMWIKSL, from the coding sequence ATGCGCTTCCTCGTTGCCCTGCTGTTTGCCGTCGCCTCCTTCGCAGTTTCCGCCCAGACCGTCCCGCCCCCCACGCTCGCCGCCCGCAGCTGGTTGCTGATGGACCAGGCCACCGGCCAGGTGCTCGCCGCGCGCGAGGCCGATACGCGCATCGAGCCCGCGTCGCTGACCAAGCTGATGACCGCCTACCTGACCTTCGCGGCGCTCAAGAGCGGCAGCATCACGCTGCAGCAGACGGTGCCGGTGTCCGAGCGCGCCTGGCGCATGGAAGGCTCGCGCATGTTCATCCAGCCCGACAAACCGGTCACCGTCGAGGAGCTGGTGCAGGGCATGATCATCCAGTCGGGCAACGACGCCTGCGTCGCGCTCGCCGAGCTGATCGCCGGCAGCGAGGAATCCTTCGCCCACCTGATGAACCGCGAGGCGCAGCGCCTGGGCATGAAGAACACCAGCTTCATGAACTCCTCCGGCCTGCCCGACCCCAACCACTACACCACCGCGCGCGACCTGTCGCTGCTCGCGTCGGCGATCTCGCGCGACTTCCCCGAGTACTATCGCTACTACTCGCAGAAGGAATACACCTACAACAAGATCACGCAGCCGAACCGCAACCGCCTGCTGTGGCTGGATCCGACCGTCGACGGTCTGAAGACCGGCCACACCGCGGCGGCCGGCTACTGCCTGATCGCGTCGGCGCTGCGCGGCCCGCGCCGCCTCGTGTCGGTGGTGCTGGGCACCGATTCCGACACCATCCGCGCGCAGGAATCGCTCAAGCTGCTGAACTACGGCTTCCAGTTCTTCGACACCGCCAAGCTGTATTCGGCGAACCAGGAGCTGTCGCGCTTCCGTGTGTGGAAGGGCGAGAAGAACGAGCTGCCGGTGGGCTTCCTCAACGATTTCGTGATTTCCCTGCCCAAGGGCCAGGCCGAGAAGGTTCAGAGCCAGCTCACCAGCCAGCAGCCGGTCGTAGCGCCCCTGCAGAAGGGCCAGCAGGTCGGCACGCTGCAGCTCACGCTTGACGGCCAGCCGATCGGCGAATACCCGGTCGTCGCGTTGCAGGACGTTCCCGTCGCCGGCTTCTTCGGCCGCCTGTGGGATACGATCGTGATGTGGATCAAGAGCCTGTAA
- the mreD gene encoding rod shape-determining protein MreD — MQPTHRSSRILLPAKTWFAYLSLLVALALSYIPTGLTPGVPDWVALVLAFWSIREPLRVGMGAGFLFGVLVDIGHGAAMGQHALAYVVLCYLATSVSRRVLWFPPTQQALQMFPLLLLTQVIMVVVRLLAGAEFPGWWYFLSSLTSAALWVPLNYLLLLPQYQPVDRDDNRPI; from the coding sequence ATGCAACCGACCCACCGTTCCAGCCGCATCCTGCTGCCCGCCAAGACCTGGTTCGCCTACCTGAGCCTGCTGGTCGCGCTTGCGCTGAGCTACATCCCGACCGGCCTCACGCCCGGCGTGCCCGACTGGGTCGCGCTGGTGCTGGCCTTCTGGTCGATCCGCGAGCCCTTGCGCGTCGGCATGGGGGCGGGATTCCTGTTCGGTGTGCTGGTCGATATCGGCCACGGCGCCGCAATGGGTCAGCACGCCCTCGCCTACGTCGTGCTGTGCTATCTGGCAACCTCGGTGTCGCGCCGCGTGCTGTGGTTCCCGCCGACGCAGCAGGCCTTGCAGATGTTCCCGCTGCTGCTGCTGACGCAGGTGATCATGGTCGTCGTGCGCCTCCTCGCCGGCGCCGAATTCCCCGGGTGGTGGTACTTCCTGTCCAGCCTGACGAGCGCGGCGCTGTGGGTGCCGCTGAACTACCTGTTGCTGCTGCCGCAGTACCAGCCGGTGGACCGGGACGACAATCGGCCGATCTGA
- the rodA gene encoding rod shape-determining protein RodA, whose protein sequence is MTDTRFQPRELLLGFLRPIDLPLLLLLGLLLAYAFVVMMSASPERVPSLQVNTVVALAAMWATARLPAQRLLSLALPLYLIGVLLLVAVDLFGETSKGATRWLDVGVTRIQPSEIMKIAMPLMLAWYFQQREGQIGLREFIVAGLLLVVPVGLIMVQPDLGTSLLVTAAGVYVIYFAGLSWKLIVPVVAVGVIGIVAIVGFGDQICQPGVDWPGLREYQKHRVCTLLDPTQDPLGKGFHIIQSTIAIGSGGVLGKGWMDGTQTHLAFLPERHTDFIFSVLAEEFGLIGIVVLLAIYVLLLLRGFYIAAMAPTLATRLLGGAITMIFFTYAFVNMGMVSGILPVVGVPLPFISYGGTALVTLCLGIGILMSIQRSRVLAQA, encoded by the coding sequence ATGACCGACACGCGTTTCCAGCCGCGCGAGCTGCTGCTCGGCTTCCTGCGCCCGATCGACCTGCCGCTACTGCTGCTGCTCGGCCTGCTGCTCGCCTACGCCTTCGTCGTGATGATGAGCGCCTCGCCGGAGCGCGTCCCGTCCCTGCAGGTGAACACCGTCGTCGCGCTCGCGGCGATGTGGGCGACGGCGCGCCTGCCGGCCCAGCGCCTGCTGAGCCTCGCGCTGCCGCTGTACCTGATCGGCGTGCTCTTGCTCGTCGCGGTGGACCTCTTCGGTGAGACCTCGAAAGGGGCGACGCGCTGGCTCGACGTCGGTGTGACGCGCATCCAGCCGTCCGAGATCATGAAGATCGCGATGCCGTTGATGCTCGCGTGGTACTTCCAGCAGCGCGAGGGCCAGATCGGCCTGCGTGAGTTCATCGTCGCGGGCCTGCTGCTGGTCGTGCCGGTCGGGCTGATCATGGTGCAGCCCGATCTCGGTACGAGCCTGCTCGTGACCGCCGCCGGCGTGTATGTGATCTACTTCGCCGGCCTGTCGTGGAAGCTGATCGTTCCCGTCGTCGCGGTCGGCGTGATCGGCATCGTCGCGATCGTCGGCTTCGGCGACCAGATCTGCCAGCCCGGCGTCGACTGGCCGGGCCTGCGCGAATACCAGAAGCACCGCGTGTGCACCCTGCTCGATCCTACGCAGGATCCGCTCGGCAAGGGTTTCCACATCATCCAGTCGACGATCGCGATCGGCTCCGGTGGCGTGCTCGGCAAGGGCTGGATGGACGGCACGCAGACCCACCTCGCCTTCCTGCCCGAGCGCCACACCGACTTCATCTTCTCGGTGCTCGCCGAGGAGTTCGGCCTGATCGGCATCGTCGTGCTGCTGGCGATCTACGTGCTGCTGTTGCTGCGCGGCTTCTACATCGCGGCGATGGCGCCGACGCTCGCGACGCGCCTGCTCGGCGGGGCCATCACGATGATCTTCTTCACCTATGCTTTCGTTAATATGGGCATGGTCAGCGGTATCCTGCCGGTCGTGGGCGTGCCGCTGCCCTTCATCAGCTACGGTGGAACTGCGCTCGTCACGCTGTGTCTCGGGATCGGGATACTGATGAGCATCCAGCGCAGCCGCGTGCTCGCGCAGGCGTGA
- the gatC gene encoding Asp-tRNA(Asn)/Glu-tRNA(Gln) amidotransferase subunit GatC, with amino-acid sequence MSLTTEQVLRIAGLARIALADGDVEATRAKLNGIFGLIEQMQAVDTSGVEPMSHPQDVAQRLRADVATEADRREAFQRVAPQTEAGLYLVPKVIE; translated from the coding sequence ATGTCGCTTACCACTGAACAGGTCCTGCGCATCGCCGGACTCGCGCGCATCGCACTCGCCGATGGCGACGTCGAGGCCACGCGCGCCAAACTGAACGGAATCTTCGGCCTGATCGAACAGATGCAGGCGGTCGACACCAGCGGCGTCGAACCGATGAGCCACCCGCAGGACGTCGCACAGCGCCTGCGTGCCGATGTCGCGACCGAAGCGGACCGCCGCGAGGCCTTCCAGCGCGTCGCCCCGCAGACCGAAGCGGGCCTCTACCTCGTCCCGAAGGTCATCGAGTAA
- a CDS encoding septal ring lytic transglycosylase RlpA family protein, translated as MPTHTLQAGPSGYKLLFAGLVAAVLTLAGCSTTPPVAGTSEIQPQPESAPGKSAVVQKRGGAYYKDDGPGDNPPANLDDIPDAQPRAEPLHRFANRPYNVFGADYVPAKAVMPFRQLGRASWYGKRFHGKPTSSGEPYDMYSMTAAHPTLPIPSYARITHRASGRSVVVRINDRGPFHKGRIMDLSYAAAHRLGYVNVGSAEVEVEAIVPDGVEMVATEKPVPPLPGRRPAALVPPPVPAEPPVQLALAEPSTLTDATRGIFLQLGSFSSVASAEGFRGMVRDAFAEHAERLEVLADGKRYRLHLGPFASVTEAKGEAERIARELKFRPFVVTR; from the coding sequence ATGCCGACGCATACCCTGCAAGCCGGCCCGTCCGGATACAAGCTGCTGTTCGCGGGCCTGGTCGCGGCGGTGCTGACGCTGGCCGGCTGCAGCACGACGCCGCCGGTGGCCGGCACCTCCGAGATACAACCCCAGCCCGAATCGGCTCCGGGCAAGAGCGCCGTCGTGCAGAAGCGCGGTGGCGCCTACTACAAGGATGACGGTCCGGGCGACAACCCGCCGGCCAACCTCGACGACATTCCCGACGCGCAGCCGCGTGCGGAGCCGCTGCACCGCTTTGCCAACCGCCCCTACAACGTGTTCGGCGCGGACTACGTGCCGGCGAAGGCCGTGATGCCTTTCCGCCAGCTCGGACGCGCGAGCTGGTATGGCAAGCGCTTCCACGGCAAGCCGACGTCCAGCGGAGAGCCCTACGACATGTACTCGATGACCGCCGCCCACCCGACGCTGCCGATCCCGAGCTACGCGCGCATCACGCACCGCGCGAGTGGGCGCTCGGTGGTGGTGCGCATCAACGACCGCGGGCCCTTCCACAAGGGCCGCATCATGGATCTCTCCTACGCCGCTGCGCACCGCCTCGGCTATGTGAATGTGGGTAGTGCGGAGGTCGAGGTCGAGGCCATCGTCCCCGACGGGGTCGAGATGGTCGCGACCGAAAAACCGGTCCCGCCGCTACCCGGCCGCCGGCCGGCAGCCCTCGTGCCGCCGCCGGTGCCCGCCGAACCGCCAGTGCAGCTCGCGCTGGCCGAGCCGTCCACGCTCACGGATGCGACGCGCGGCATCTTCCTGCAGCTCGGCTCGTTTTCCTCCGTCGCGAGCGCGGAAGGCTTCCGCGGCATGGTGCGCGACGCCTTCGCCGAGCACGCCGAGCGCCTCGAAGTCCTCGCCGACGGCAAGCGCTACCGTCTGCACCTCGGGCCCTTCGCGTCGGTGACGGAAGCGAAGGGCGAGGCCGAGCGCATCGCGCGGGAACTGAAGTTCCGCCCCTTCGTCGTTACGCGCTGA
- the lipB gene encoding lipoyl(octanoyl) transferase LipB produces MQVVDALPLVVRRLGLVEYEPTWAAMRAFTDARTDETIDELWLLEHPPVFTLGQAGKPEHLLRETGIPLVKIDRGGQITYHGPGQIVVYLLIDLHRRRLKVREMVTLMEQALIDCLADYGLAAARKDGAPGVYIGGDKIAALGLRVRNGCSYHGLALNVDVDLAPFSAINPCGYEGLKTIRMKDFGVTDGVAEVGERLRAHLERLLAPRPATDRP; encoded by the coding sequence GTGCAGGTGGTGGACGCCTTGCCGCTGGTCGTGCGCCGTCTCGGCCTGGTCGAGTACGAACCGACCTGGGCGGCGATGCGCGCATTCACCGACGCACGCACCGACGAGACGATCGACGAGCTGTGGTTGCTGGAGCACCCGCCGGTGTTCACGCTGGGCCAGGCCGGCAAGCCCGAGCACCTGCTGCGCGAGACCGGCATCCCGCTGGTGAAGATCGACCGTGGCGGCCAGATCACCTACCACGGCCCCGGCCAGATCGTCGTTTACCTGCTCATCGACCTGCACCGTCGCCGCCTCAAGGTGCGCGAGATGGTCACGCTGATGGAGCAGGCACTCATCGACTGCCTCGCCGACTACGGCCTTGCGGCCGCGCGCAAGGACGGTGCGCCGGGCGTGTATATCGGCGGCGACAAGATCGCGGCGCTGGGCCTGCGCGTCAGGAACGGCTGCAGCTACCACGGCCTTGCGCTCAACGTCGATGTCGACCTCGCGCCGTTCTCGGCGATCAACCCCTGCGGTTACGAGGGGCTGAAGACGATCAGGATGAAGGATTTCGGCGTGACCGACGGCGTCGCCGAAGTGGGGGAGCGCCTGCGCGCCCATCTCGAGCGGCTGCTCGCACCCCGGCCGGCCACCGACAGGCCATAA
- a CDS encoding aminotransferase class IV, with protein MSICYLDGTYQPLTEARISPMDRSFLFGDGAYEVIPVYSRRPFRIAEHIARLGRTLDAVRIPNPHTAAEWDAIVNELVARNTWVDQSIYLHVSRGPDERRNHAFPAVMRPTVFLMSEALVTPSADVLASGVAAVSAADFRWARCDLKTTALLANCLLRQVAVDKGCAETVLFRDGFLTEGAASNIFVVRDGVMLAPPKSHLMLPGITYDVVLELAATHGLEHRVREILEDEVRTADELWLTSSTKEVLAITSLDGRPIGDGRPGPVGREMHAWYQEFKNTVMRVG; from the coding sequence ATGAGCATCTGTTACCTCGATGGCACCTACCAGCCGCTGACCGAGGCGCGCATCTCGCCGATGGACCGCAGCTTCCTCTTCGGCGACGGCGCCTACGAGGTGATCCCGGTGTATTCGCGCCGCCCCTTCCGCATCGCCGAGCACATCGCGCGTCTCGGGCGCACGCTGGACGCGGTGCGCATCCCGAACCCGCACACGGCCGCGGAATGGGACGCGATCGTGAACGAGCTCGTCGCGCGCAACACCTGGGTGGACCAGTCGATCTACCTGCACGTGTCGCGCGGTCCGGACGAGCGGCGCAACCACGCCTTCCCGGCCGTGATGCGTCCGACGGTGTTCCTGATGAGCGAGGCGCTCGTGACGCCGTCGGCCGACGTGTTGGCGAGTGGCGTTGCGGCCGTGAGCGCGGCCGATTTCCGCTGGGCGCGTTGCGACCTGAAGACCACCGCGTTGCTCGCGAACTGCCTGCTGCGCCAGGTCGCTGTCGACAAGGGCTGCGCCGAGACGGTGCTGTTCCGCGACGGCTTCCTCACCGAAGGCGCGGCCTCCAACATCTTCGTCGTGCGCGATGGCGTGATGCTTGCGCCGCCCAAGAGCCACCTGATGCTGCCCGGCATCACCTACGACGTGGTGCTGGAACTGGCGGCCACGCACGGTCTCGAACACCGGGTGCGGGAGATCCTCGAGGACGAGGTGCGCACGGCCGACGAGCTGTGGCTCACCTCGTCGACGAAGGAAGTGCTCGCGATCACCAGCCTGGACGGCCGCCCGATCGGCGACGGCCGGCCCGGGCCGGTGGGGCGCGAGATGCATGCCTGGTACCAGGAATTCAAGAACACGGTGATGCGCGTTGGCTGA
- the mreC gene encoding rod shape-determining protein MreC: MSLAGHPSPPIFKQGPTPLVRLLVLVSVCLAMLVADLRFRYLEVVRQALSVATWPLQMAAAAPADFVRNAAVYFGTLVEVQKDNAALRGRELEAAQRLLRFEQLEEENSRLRGLLDMGPAVAAKSVAAEILYDAPDPFDLKVILNRGSQQGVEAGMAVVNEQGMIGQVTRVYPVQAEVTLLTDKDQAVPVQVARNGLRGVLAGAGQGRLELRFTLSGADVRVGDRLVTSGLDGLFLAGLPVADVVSVDRDGQTFAVIVCEPVAGVERTTQVRLLGRAEPPPPRPAPEPEPEARKGLKG; this comes from the coding sequence ATGTCCCTCGCCGGTCATCCGTCTCCGCCTATCTTCAAGCAAGGACCCACGCCGCTGGTGCGGCTGCTGGTGCTGGTGTCGGTGTGCCTGGCGATGCTGGTCGCCGACCTGAGGTTCCGCTACCTCGAAGTGGTGCGCCAGGCGCTGTCGGTGGCGACCTGGCCGCTGCAGATGGCCGCCGCCGCACCGGCTGACTTCGTGCGCAACGCGGCGGTGTATTTCGGGACCCTCGTCGAGGTGCAGAAGGATAACGCCGCGTTGCGCGGGCGCGAGCTGGAAGCGGCGCAGCGCCTGCTGCGTTTCGAGCAGCTCGAGGAAGAGAACAGCCGCCTGCGCGGCCTTCTCGACATGGGCCCGGCGGTCGCGGCGAAGAGCGTCGCCGCCGAGATTCTCTACGACGCGCCGGACCCGTTCGATCTCAAGGTGATCCTCAATCGCGGCAGCCAGCAGGGCGTCGAGGCCGGCATGGCGGTCGTCAATGAACAGGGCATGATCGGCCAGGTCACGCGCGTGTATCCGGTGCAGGCCGAGGTGACGCTGCTGACCGACAAGGACCAGGCGGTGCCGGTGCAGGTCGCGCGGAACGGTTTGCGTGGCGTGCTCGCCGGAGCCGGCCAGGGACGGCTGGAGCTGCGCTTCACGCTGTCGGGTGCGGACGTGCGTGTGGGCGACCGTCTCGTGACTTCGGGCCTCGACGGGCTCTTCCTCGCCGGCTTGCCGGTGGCCGACGTCGTCAGCGTCGATCGCGACGGGCAGACTTTCGCGGTGATCGTGTGCGAACCGGTCGCCGGGGTCGAGCGCACGACCCAGGTGCGGCTGCTGGGGCGCGCCGAGCCGCCGCCGCCGCGTCCTGCGCCGGAGCCGGAACCCGAAGCGCGCAAGGGCCTCAAGGGGTAA
- a CDS encoding rod shape-determining protein: MFGFLRSYFSNDLAIDLGTANTLIYVRGKGIVLDEPSVVAIRTEGGPNAKRTIQAVGHAAKQMLGKTPGNITAIRPMKDGVIADFVVTEQMIKQFIKKVHDSRMFSPSPRIIICVPCGSTQVERRAIRDAALAAGASQVYLIEEPMAAAIGAGLPVSDATGSMVVDIGGGTTEVGVISLGGMVYAGSVRVGGDKFDDSIVNYIRRNYGMLIGDTTAENIKKNIGSAFPGSEVREMEVKGRNLAEGIPRSFTISSNEILEALTEPLNQIVSAVKIALEQTPPELGADIADRGMVLTGGGALLRDLDRLLMEETGLPVIVAEEPLTCVARGCGMALEKMDKLGSIFASE, from the coding sequence ATGTTTGGCTTCCTTCGTTCCTATTTCTCCAACGATCTGGCCATTGACCTTGGCACCGCGAACACGCTGATCTACGTGCGCGGCAAGGGCATCGTGCTCGACGAGCCGTCCGTCGTCGCGATCCGTACCGAGGGCGGGCCCAACGCCAAGCGCACGATCCAGGCGGTCGGCCATGCGGCGAAGCAGATGCTGGGCAAGACGCCGGGCAACATCACCGCGATCCGCCCGATGAAGGACGGCGTGATTGCCGATTTCGTCGTCACCGAGCAGATGATCAAGCAGTTCATCAAGAAGGTGCACGACTCGCGCATGTTCTCGCCGAGCCCGCGCATCATCATCTGCGTGCCCTGCGGTTCGACCCAGGTCGAGCGCCGTGCGATCCGCGACGCGGCGCTGGCGGCGGGTGCGTCGCAGGTGTACCTGATCGAGGAACCGATGGCGGCGGCGATCGGCGCCGGCCTGCCGGTGTCGGACGCGACCGGTTCGATGGTCGTCGATATCGGCGGCGGCACCACCGAAGTGGGTGTGATCTCGCTGGGCGGCATGGTGTACGCCGGCTCCGTGCGCGTGGGCGGCGACAAGTTCGACGACTCGATCGTCAATTACATCCGCCGCAACTACGGCATGCTGATCGGCGATACGACCGCCGAGAACATCAAGAAGAACATCGGCTCGGCCTTCCCGGGCTCCGAAGTGCGCGAGATGGAAGTGAAGGGGCGCAACCTCGCCGAAGGCATTCCGAGGAGTTTCACGATCTCGTCGAACGAGATCCTCGAGGCGCTCACCGAGCCGCTCAACCAGATTGTTTCGGCGGTGAAGATCGCCCTCGAACAGACCCCGCCCGAACTGGGTGCCGACATCGCCGACCGCGGCATGGTGCTGACCGGCGGCGGCGCGTTGCTGCGCGACCTCGATCGCCTGCTGATGGAAGAGACCGGTCTGCCGGTGATCGTTGCCGAGGAGCCGCTGACCTGCGTCGCGCGGGGCTGCGGCATGGCGCTGGAAAAGATGGACAAGCTCGGGTCCATCTTCGCGTCCGAGTAA
- the mrdA gene encoding penicillin-binding protein 2, with protein sequence MMEFRTPDEELGRFRRRVLIAGIFIAVCFGLLVARFWFLQVVRYDYYHTRAEDNRIALLPIVPGRGSITDRNGVPLARNYAAYTLEITPSRVRDLEATIDGLAEIVEIDARDRRRFKKLLEESKNFESVPIRTRLTEEEVARVIARRYQFPGVEVQARLFRDYPHGEIASHVIGYIGRINQRDRERIEESGDEANYRGSEYIGKSGLELSYEAVLHGITGAEQVEVNAGGRAVRQLARTPGVAGNDLELTLNIEMQKVAEAAFGKRRGALVAIEPATGGVLALVSKPGYDPNLFVDGISTEDWKSLNESPDHPLVNRAIFSAYPPGSTFKPFMAIAGLSAGKRTITQTIADPGYFMFGGHRFMDDKIGGHGMVDLPKSIVVSCNTYYYQLANDLGIDGIANFMRPFGFGARTGIDVPGEAEGVLPTPEWKKKRFRKKEHQKWFGGETISVGIGQGYNAYTPLQMANAVAALVNDGKLFRPHVVRHVVNPATGERRVIEPEPIRTIPFKPEHAAAVRQAMVDVNKVGTGARAFAGAPYSAGGKTGTAQVFSLRGQRYVEGRVSERLRDHSWFIAYAPADKPTIALAVLVENGGFGAQSAAPIARQIIDFHLLGKRRDQPAGEDADAADEGDEHAGHPHAGAPAVAAEPAAPDAGGPDREPRSE encoded by the coding sequence ATGATGGAATTCCGTACCCCCGACGAGGAACTGGGGCGCTTCCGCCGCCGCGTCCTGATCGCGGGGATCTTCATCGCGGTGTGCTTCGGCCTGCTGGTCGCGCGCTTCTGGTTCCTCCAGGTCGTGCGCTACGACTATTACCACACCCGCGCCGAGGACAACCGCATCGCGCTGCTGCCCATCGTGCCGGGTCGCGGTTCGATCACCGATCGCAACGGCGTGCCGCTCGCACGCAACTACGCTGCCTACACTTTGGAGATCACGCCCTCGCGCGTGCGCGACCTCGAGGCAACGATAGACGGGTTGGCGGAGATCGTCGAGATCGACGCGCGCGACCGGCGCCGCTTCAAGAAGCTGCTCGAGGAGAGCAAGAATTTCGAGAGCGTGCCGATCCGCACGCGCCTGACCGAGGAGGAGGTGGCGCGGGTGATCGCGCGGCGCTACCAGTTCCCCGGCGTCGAGGTGCAGGCGCGCCTGTTCCGTGACTATCCGCATGGCGAAATCGCGTCGCACGTGATCGGCTACATCGGCCGCATCAACCAGCGCGACCGCGAACGCATCGAGGAGTCGGGCGACGAGGCAAACTACCGCGGCTCCGAGTACATCGGCAAGAGCGGCCTGGAGTTGAGCTACGAGGCCGTGCTGCATGGCATCACCGGCGCCGAGCAGGTCGAGGTGAATGCCGGCGGCCGCGCGGTGCGCCAGCTCGCGCGCACGCCGGGTGTGGCCGGCAACGACCTCGAGCTCACGCTGAACATCGAGATGCAGAAGGTCGCCGAAGCCGCCTTCGGCAAGCGCCGCGGGGCGCTCGTCGCGATCGAGCCGGCGACCGGCGGCGTGCTGGCGCTGGTGTCCAAGCCCGGGTACGACCCCAACCTCTTCGTCGACGGCATCTCGACCGAGGACTGGAAGTCGCTCAACGAATCGCCCGACCACCCGCTGGTCAATCGCGCGATCTTCAGCGCCTACCCGCCCGGCTCGACCTTCAAGCCCTTCATGGCGATCGCGGGCCTGTCGGCGGGCAAGCGCACGATCACGCAGACGATCGCCGATCCGGGCTATTTCATGTTCGGCGGCCACCGTTTCATGGACGACAAGATCGGTGGGCACGGCATGGTGGACCTGCCCAAATCCATCGTCGTGTCATGCAACACTTACTACTACCAGCTCGCCAACGATCTGGGCATCGACGGCATCGCGAACTTCATGCGCCCCTTCGGCTTCGGTGCGCGCACCGGCATCGATGTGCCCGGCGAGGCGGAGGGCGTGCTGCCGACGCCGGAATGGAAGAAGAAGCGCTTCCGCAAGAAGGAGCACCAGAAGTGGTTCGGCGGCGAGACGATCTCGGTCGGCATCGGCCAGGGCTACAACGCCTACACGCCGCTGCAGATGGCCAACGCGGTGGCGGCGCTGGTCAATGACGGGAAGCTGTTCCGGCCGCACGTCGTGCGCCATGTCGTCAATCCTGCAACGGGCGAACGTCGCGTCATCGAGCCCGAGCCGATCCGCACCATCCCGTTCAAGCCCGAGCATGCGGCCGCGGTGCGTCAGGCGATGGTGGACGTGAACAAGGTCGGCACCGGCGCGCGCGCCTTCGCCGGCGCGCCTTACTCGGCCGGCGGCAAGACTGGCACCGCGCAGGTGTTCTCGCTGCGCGGTCAGCGCTACGTCGAGGGGCGCGTGAGCGAACGCCTGCGCGACCATTCGTGGTTTATCGCCTACGCGCCAGCCGACAAGCCGACCATCGCGCTCGCGGTGCTGGTCGAGAACGGCGGCTTCGGCGCGCAGTCGGCGGCGCCGATCGCTCGCCAGATCATCGATTTCCACCTGCTCGGCAAGCGCCGCGACCAGCCGGCCGGCGAGGATGCCGATGCGGCCGACGAGGGCGACGAGCACGCCGGCCATCCGCACGCAGGAGCGCCCGCGGTGGCCGCGGAACCCGCAGCGCCGGATGCGGGTGGACCAGACCGGGAGCCTCGTTCCGAATGA
- a CDS encoding DUF493 domain-containing protein, producing the protein MADQNPETLLEFPCDFPIKIMGARVDEFAQVVVDVVRKHAPDFDPATVQMRPSSKGNYISLTCTVRAVSKAQLDALYRELSGHPLVKVVL; encoded by the coding sequence TTGGCTGATCAGAACCCCGAAACCCTCCTCGAGTTTCCCTGCGATTTCCCGATCAAGATCATGGGCGCGCGCGTGGACGAGTTCGCGCAGGTCGTCGTCGACGTCGTGCGCAAGCACGCACCGGATTTCGATCCCGCGACGGTGCAGATGCGGCCGTCGAGCAAGGGCAACTACATTTCCCTGACCTGCACCGTCCGCGCCGTGTCGAAGGCGCAGCTCGATGCGCTATACCGCGAGCTGTCCGGTCATCCGCTGGTGAAGGTGGTGCTGTAG